The Streptomyces lienomycini sequence AGGGCGGGGTCGGCACCGCGAGCACCGTGCTGGACTCGGGGATCACGGTGGCCGCTCTGGTGGTGGCCAACGCGGCGGGGTCGGTGACGGATCCGGAGACGGGGGTGCTGTACGGGGAGCTGTTCCGGGGCGGGCGGGTCCAGTACCCGGCGCCGGACGTCCACGCGGCCGCGGGGCGGCGGCTGGCCGAGGTCGCGGCGAGGAACGCGCCGCCGCCGCTGAACACCACGCTCGCCGTGGTCGCCACCGACGCGGACCTGTCCAAGGCGCAGGCGCAGAAGCTGGCCGGCACCGCGCACGACGGCATCGCGCGTGCCGTACGGCCGGTGCACCTGCTCAGCGACGGGGACACGGTGTTCGCGCTGGCGACCGGGGAGCGTCCGCTCGACGCCGGGCAGCCGCTCGCGCTGAACGAGGTGCTGGCGGCGGGCGCGGACGTGGTGACACGCGCGATCGTGCGAGCGGTCCGGGCCGCCGAGCCGGTGCAGGCCCCGGCAGGATCCTGGCCGTCGTACGGGGAGCTGTACGGGGAGCCGCGGGGAGCGGGTCGGGAGCCGCACGGGCAGCGGTGAGGAGGGGTCTACTGGCGTCCGTCCGGGGCCGGTTGAACCGAGCGCGTTGCGATTGTCCGGGTTTTGTCACGTGTCGGCGTTCCGGGCGGCCGGTGGGAACCCGGCCGGCCGCCGGCCCCCTCTACACGGCTGAAGCGACTACCGCACCACACCCGAACCTGGAGCAGCCCGTGACAACGCCGGACATAGCCACGCGGCGCGTACTGGGGGCCTGTGCCGCCCTGGTGGTCGGCGCCCTCACCCTCACCGCCTGCGGGGGGAGCGCCAGCGCCGACGACAAGAACGACGGCGGGGGCGGGTCGGGCTCCGCCAAGACCTCGGTGGCGAAGCTGGTCATCTCGGCCAAGGACGGGTCGACCGGCGCCTCGATCAACTCGACCGGCGTGAAGGTCAGCGACGGCAGGTTGACCGACGTGAAGATGACCGTGGCGGAGACGGGCGCCGCCGTGCCGGGCGCGGTGTCCGGCGACGGTGGCAGCTGGAAGCCGAAGGAGCAGCTGGAGCGGGGCACGAAGTACCGGATCACCGCCCGGGCGCAGGACGGAGAGGGCCGCCCGGCCGCGGCCGACTCGGTCTTCACGACCGTCTCGACGGCCAACAGCTTCGTCAGCACGTACACCCCGGACGGCGGCAGCACGGTCGGGGTGGGGATGCCGGTGTCGTTCACGTTCGACAAGGCGATCTCCGACCGCAAGAGCGTGCAGTCGCACATCACGGTCACCTCCAGCAGCGGTCAGGAGGTGGTCGGGCACTGGTTCGGCGCGCAGCGGCTCGACTTCCGGCCCCAGGAGTACTGGAAGGCCGGTTCCAAGGTCACGATGAAGATCGACCTGGACGGGGTGGAGGGCGCGAACGGTGTCTTCGGCGTCCAGAAGAAGAACGTCACCTTCACCGTGGGACGCGCGCAGGTCTCCACGGTGGACGTGAACACGCAGACCATGACGGTCGTGCGCGACGGCGAGACGCTCAAGTCGGTCCCGATCTCTGCGGGCAGCGCCTCGAACCCGACGTACAACGGGCAGATGGTGATCTCGGAGAAGTCCGAGCAGACGCACATGGACGGTTCGACGGTCGGGTTCGGCGGCGAGTACGACATCCCGGACGTGCCCCACGCGATGCGGCTGAGCCAGTCCGGCACCTTCATCCACGGCAACTACTGGTACAACCCGGGCAATCCGCCGTTCGGCGCCCAGGGGACCAGTCACGGCTGCGTCGGACTGCGCGACTCCCAGGGCGGGCAGGGCGACACCCCGGGCAAGTGGTTCTACGACCACTCGCTCATCGGCGACGTCGTCGTCGTCAAGAACTCCCCGGACGACACGATCGCGCCGGACAACGGCCTCAACGGCTGGAACATGCCGTGGAGCGAGTGGATCGCCGGCGGGGCGGCCTGAGCGGACTGTTCCGTCCGACCGGGCTCTGAGCAGCGTTTTTTGACGGTTCGTAGGGCCGCGCGGGAACTTCTCGCGCGGCCCGCGCGTTTTTCGTGCGTACGTTTTCTCGGTTCCCGGACATGATGTCCGACCGAGGGGCTACGGTATGCACCCACTAGGTGACATGCAGCAACGCCGGGAGAAACCTTGAGCGTTCCGTACGAGACGGCAGCGTACGAACCACCCGAGTCGCCCGAGTCTCCGGAGGAGTACCTGATGCGCCTGCTCGGTCGCGCTCTGAACTCGTTCGAGCTGCCCGACGAGACGATGGGGCGACTGGACTGCGCGCTGGCGCACGACGGTTCACTGCACTCCGCGCACCACAGCGCGGGGCTGCACCGCGAGACGTACCGGCACACCTGGCTGCTCGCCGACGGCTCGACGCTCACGCTCTGGGAGCTGGTCCACAACACCGCGCCGGGCGGCGAGCCGCAGCACGAGGTCTACGTGGACGAGGAGGAGCTGCGCACGGCCACCTCCCGGCTGGCGCTGCCGCCCGACACCCCCGACTTCGAGCTCCGGCAGCCGACGGCCCCGGTGCAGGTCCAGGTGCGGCTCTCACCCGTCCCCGCTCCGCGCCACTCCTACGTCCCCGACGCCTCGGCGGACCACGCCCGCCGGCTGCTGCGCCGCGCGGAGAACACGGACCGGCCGGGCGCGGACCTCGCCGAGCTGCTGGCGACGGCGTCCGCGCATCAGATCACCCAGGCATTCGGCGGCCCCGGCCGCGCGGGCGGCGCCCGGATCGGCTTCTCGCTCTACGAGCACGCCTTCCTGCTGCACGACGGCGCGGAGGTCTCCCTGTGGGAGGTCGAGCACACGGCCACGCCGGACGGGCGGCACATGTGCGAGGTGTACGACAGCGAGGACACGGCCCGCCGGGCGATGGACCGACGCGCGGCGCAGGTCTCCCCGTAGGCGGGACGCCCGTTCAGGCCGGACGCCCGTTCAGGCGAGACGCCCGTTCAGGCCGGACGCCCGTTCAGGCGGGACACCGTGGGGCGCGGCATCCGTGAGGCTCGGCACCGTGGGACGGACGGCGTGGCAGGGCGG is a genomic window containing:
- a CDS encoding P1 family peptidase, with product MTVDALTDVAGLRVGHATRAGDGWLTGTTVVLAPEGGAVAGVDVRGGGPGTKETDALDPRNLVQKVHAVVLTGGSAYGLDAASGVMAWLEERGRGVRVGPDPAHVVPVVPAACVFDLGRGGDFRARPDAATGYAAAEAAHVSTPGAGVAEGCVGAGTGAVVGTLKGGVGTASTVLDSGITVAALVVANAAGSVTDPETGVLYGELFRGGRVQYPAPDVHAAAGRRLAEVAARNAPPPLNTTLAVVATDADLSKAQAQKLAGTAHDGIARAVRPVHLLSDGDTVFALATGERPLDAGQPLALNEVLAAGADVVTRAIVRAVRAAEPVQAPAGSWPSYGELYGEPRGAGREPHGQR
- a CDS encoding L,D-transpeptidase translates to MTTPDIATRRVLGACAALVVGALTLTACGGSASADDKNDGGGGSGSAKTSVAKLVISAKDGSTGASINSTGVKVSDGRLTDVKMTVAETGAAVPGAVSGDGGSWKPKEQLERGTKYRITARAQDGEGRPAAADSVFTTVSTANSFVSTYTPDGGSTVGVGMPVSFTFDKAISDRKSVQSHITVTSSSGQEVVGHWFGAQRLDFRPQEYWKAGSKVTMKIDLDGVEGANGVFGVQKKNVTFTVGRAQVSTVDVNTQTMTVVRDGETLKSVPISAGSASNPTYNGQMVISEKSEQTHMDGSTVGFGGEYDIPDVPHAMRLSQSGTFIHGNYWYNPGNPPFGAQGTSHGCVGLRDSQGGQGDTPGKWFYDHSLIGDVVVVKNSPDDTIAPDNGLNGWNMPWSEWIAGGAA
- a CDS encoding DUF6227 family protein, translated to MSVPYETAAYEPPESPESPEEYLMRLLGRALNSFELPDETMGRLDCALAHDGSLHSAHHSAGLHRETYRHTWLLADGSTLTLWELVHNTAPGGEPQHEVYVDEEELRTATSRLALPPDTPDFELRQPTAPVQVQVRLSPVPAPRHSYVPDASADHARRLLRRAENTDRPGADLAELLATASAHQITQAFGGPGRAGGARIGFSLYEHAFLLHDGAEVSLWEVEHTATPDGRHMCEVYDSEDTARRAMDRRAAQVSP